One segment of Cellulomonas fulva DNA contains the following:
- the miaB gene encoding tRNA (N6-isopentenyl adenosine(37)-C2)-methylthiotransferase MiaB, translating to MSTTLDHATGTTSTPTASSALARPDAGAGALAGDAGDAPRTYVVKTLGCQMNVHDSEHMAGMLEQAGYVAAGPEQAAAEDADVVVINTCAVRENAADKLYGNLGRLAGTKRQRPGGMQIAVGGCLAQKDRAGIVERAPWVDVVFGTHNLDVLPALLERARHNASAQVEIEESLQVFPSTLPTRRESVYAGWVSISVGCNNTCTFCIVPHLRGKERDRRPGEILAEVEALVATGAIEVTLLGQNVNSYGVGFGDRGAFAKLLRAVGAVEGLERVRFTSPHPAAFTDDVIAAMAETPAVMPSLHMPLQSGSDRVLRAMRRSYRSERFLGILDRVRAHIPDAAITTDIIVGFPGETDDDFEDTLRVVEAARFSSAFTFQYSQRPGTPAADLPDQLPKAVVQERYERLVALQERICAEENRAQVGRTVEVLVSEGGGRKDDATRRLSGRAADNRLVHLALPDGLAPAAAPRPGDLVTVQVTHGAPHHLVADSALAGGAFVVRRTRAGDAWESRTASDGHAHSGAGACGSPAGPAGPVSLGMPTLGTR from the coding sequence ATGTCCACGACCCTCGACCACGCCACCGGGACGACGAGCACGCCGACGGCCTCGTCGGCCCTCGCGCGTCCCGACGCCGGTGCGGGCGCCCTCGCGGGCGACGCGGGCGACGCGCCCCGCACGTACGTCGTCAAGACGCTCGGCTGCCAGATGAACGTGCACGACTCCGAGCACATGGCGGGCATGCTCGAGCAGGCGGGGTACGTCGCCGCCGGCCCCGAGCAGGCCGCCGCGGAGGACGCGGACGTCGTCGTGATCAACACGTGCGCCGTCCGGGAGAACGCCGCGGACAAGCTGTACGGCAACCTCGGCCGGCTCGCGGGTACCAAGCGGCAGCGCCCGGGTGGCATGCAGATCGCCGTGGGCGGCTGCCTGGCGCAGAAGGACCGCGCCGGGATCGTCGAGCGGGCTCCGTGGGTGGACGTCGTGTTCGGCACCCACAACCTCGACGTGCTCCCCGCGCTGCTGGAGCGCGCGCGGCACAACGCGTCCGCGCAGGTCGAGATCGAGGAGTCCCTGCAGGTCTTCCCCTCCACGCTGCCGACCCGCCGCGAGTCGGTCTACGCGGGCTGGGTGTCCATCAGCGTGGGCTGCAACAACACCTGCACGTTCTGCATCGTCCCGCACCTGCGCGGCAAGGAGCGGGACCGGCGGCCGGGCGAGATCCTCGCGGAGGTCGAGGCGCTCGTCGCGACCGGTGCCATCGAGGTCACGCTGCTGGGCCAGAACGTGAACTCCTACGGCGTCGGCTTCGGTGACCGAGGCGCCTTCGCCAAGCTCCTGCGCGCCGTCGGCGCGGTCGAGGGCCTCGAGCGCGTCCGGTTCACCTCGCCGCACCCGGCGGCGTTCACCGACGACGTCATCGCGGCGATGGCCGAGACCCCCGCGGTCATGCCCTCGCTGCACATGCCGCTGCAGTCCGGGTCGGACCGCGTGCTGCGCGCGATGCGACGCTCCTACCGGTCGGAGCGGTTCCTCGGCATCCTCGACCGGGTGCGCGCGCACATCCCGGACGCGGCGATCACCACGGACATCATCGTCGGCTTCCCGGGGGAGACCGACGACGACTTCGAGGACACGCTCCGCGTCGTCGAGGCCGCGCGCTTCTCGTCGGCCTTCACGTTCCAGTACTCGCAGCGGCCGGGGACGCCGGCGGCCGACCTGCCGGACCAGCTGCCCAAGGCGGTGGTCCAGGAGCGCTACGAGCGCCTGGTCGCGCTGCAGGAGCGGATCTGCGCCGAGGAGAACCGCGCGCAGGTGGGTCGCACGGTCGAAGTGCTGGTGTCCGAGGGCGGCGGCCGCAAGGACGACGCGACCCGTCGGCTGTCCGGCCGGGCCGCCGACAACCGGCTCGTGCACCTCGCGCTGCCGGACGGCCTGGCGCCGGCTGCCGCGCCGCGGCCCGGTGACCTGGTCACGGTGCAGGTGACGCACGGCGCGCCGCACCACCTCGTCGCGGACTCGGCGCTCGCGGGTGGGGCGTTCGTGGTCCGGCGCACGCGCGCGGGTGACGCGTGGGAGTCCCGGACCGCGTCCGACGGGCACGCGCACAGCGGGGCGGGCGCGTGCGGCTCCCCGGCCGGACCCGCCGGTCCGGTCAGCCTCGGCATGCCCACCCTGGGCACGCGCTGA
- a CDS encoding YbjN domain-containing protein, translated as MSGQNRQSWLQRVLGGLPKPTKRPPADTQEPTPVTRDRVGDYLLTKGYRFVVDEDGDLTGTWDGSRFWFLLLGDHAEIVQIRGRWHRQLPLEQRAAVGLALNDWNRERIWPKAYVREEEGMLALYSEVSADFEPGATDAQLEQILACGLGTGVQLFAALEATLPSGGPAPEVPDN; from the coding sequence GTGAGCGGGCAGAACCGCCAGAGCTGGCTCCAGCGCGTGCTCGGCGGTCTCCCGAAGCCGACCAAGCGCCCGCCGGCCGACACCCAGGAGCCCACACCCGTCACGCGCGACCGCGTCGGGGACTACCTGCTGACCAAGGGCTACCGGTTCGTGGTCGACGAGGACGGCGACCTCACGGGCACCTGGGACGGCAGCCGGTTCTGGTTCCTGCTGCTCGGTGACCACGCGGAGATCGTCCAGATCCGCGGGCGCTGGCACCGCCAGCTCCCGCTCGAGCAGCGCGCGGCCGTCGGTCTGGCGCTCAACGACTGGAACCGCGAGCGCATCTGGCCCAAGGCCTACGTGCGCGAGGAGGAGGGCATGCTCGCGCTGTACAGCGAGGTGTCCGCCGACTTCGAGCCGGGCGCCACGGACGCCCAGCTCGAGCAGATCCTCGCGTGCGGCCTGGGCACGGGCGTCCAGCTCTTCGCGGCTCTCGAGGCCACCCTGCCGTCAGGCGGCCCGGCACCGGAGGTGCCCGACAACTGA
- a CDS encoding YbjN domain-containing protein, with protein sequence MAAQHEPHRPWWRRVRARRHDETATSVGPEPTDSELHASVARLLARELGVAEPAPDNPTPVSPARIAAWMSENQFSYFVDNDGDLGGLWRGRLFYFFLFGERAEILQVRGQWHREISIERLEEVLDLCNEWNADRIWPKAYVRVRDNGRVHVVSEVATDLEHGATDAQLSQLLFCGLSTGSMFFDALEEKYPDPAGSAP encoded by the coding sequence ATGGCCGCGCAGCACGAACCGCACCGCCCGTGGTGGCGCCGCGTGCGGGCGCGCCGGCACGACGAGACGGCGACGAGCGTCGGCCCGGAGCCGACCGACTCGGAGCTGCACGCGAGCGTGGCCCGCCTGCTCGCCCGCGAGCTCGGCGTCGCGGAGCCCGCGCCGGACAACCCCACGCCGGTGAGCCCGGCACGCATCGCGGCGTGGATGAGCGAGAACCAGTTCAGCTACTTCGTCGACAACGACGGCGACCTCGGCGGGTTGTGGCGCGGTCGGCTGTTCTACTTCTTCCTGTTCGGGGAGCGTGCCGAGATCCTGCAGGTACGGGGGCAGTGGCACCGCGAGATCTCGATCGAGCGCCTCGAGGAGGTGCTCGACCTGTGCAACGAGTGGAACGCCGACCGCATCTGGCCCAAGGCCTACGTCCGGGTCCGGGACAACGGGCGCGTGCACGTCGTCTCCGAGGTCGCGACCGACCTGGAGCACGGCGCGACCGACGCGCAGCTCTCCCAGCTGCTGTTCTGCGGGCTGTCGACCGGGAGCATGTTCTTCGACGCCCTCGAGGAGAAGTACCCCGACCCCGCCGGGAGCGCGCCGTGA
- a CDS encoding YbjN domain-containing protein, with amino-acid sequence MGFFNKPDALPDQPGAALAPLSHDRITAVLDARGYNYGIDDDGDIGGIWDDHVFYFLRIGQEQEYLQVRGRWSRPLSASHYTAVLELANQWNTDKVFPKTYVRVEDGELGVYAEHSVDYEKGVADEQIDQHLACGVSTALSFFGLLDERFPEAVEEHRVRAQAARAPE; translated from the coding sequence ATGGGGTTCTTCAACAAGCCTGACGCGCTGCCGGACCAGCCGGGGGCCGCGCTCGCCCCGCTGAGCCACGACCGGATCACCGCGGTGCTCGACGCGCGTGGCTACAACTACGGCATCGACGACGACGGCGACATCGGCGGCATCTGGGACGACCACGTCTTCTACTTCCTGCGGATCGGCCAGGAGCAGGAGTACCTCCAGGTGCGCGGCCGCTGGTCCCGTCCCCTGTCCGCCTCGCACTACACGGCGGTCCTCGAGCTCGCCAACCAGTGGAACACCGACAAGGTCTTCCCCAAGACGTACGTGCGCGTCGAGGACGGCGAGCTCGGTGTCTACGCGGAGCACTCGGTGGACTACGAGAAGGGCGTGGCCGACGAGCAGATCGACCAGCACCTCGCGTGCGGCGTGTCGACCGCGCTCTCGTTCTTCGGCCTGCTCGACGAGCGGTTCCCCGAGGCGGTCGAGGAGCACCGCGTCCGGGCGCAGGCCGCGCGCGCCCCGGAGTGA